One Streptomyces mobaraensis NBRC 13819 = DSM 40847 DNA segment encodes these proteins:
- a CDS encoding polymorphic toxin-type HINT domain-containing protein: protein MDGPLFVITPAPGKSTAKSAAPTNARVRIDYSGYAQAFGGGYASRLRLVELPSCAITSPDKAACRTAKPLATKNDTEKQVLTADQIALRAGNTTVLAAAPAASGEKGDYKATPLSPSATWKTDLNSGAFSWSYDIPVPDVPGAMKPNIGLSYSSSTIDGRTGNTNNQSSWVGDGFDMWPGFIERRYKPCYDDGEKHDDGNKPGDLCWAYDNAFISFNGKAGELVPAGGNEFKLKNDDGTRIARLSGSEHDNGDNDNEYWRLTTPGGTRYYFGYHKLNGWTKGKDTTDSTWTVPVYGNNSGEPCHKTGFKDSWCQQAWRWNLDYAVDRHGNAVGYYYGKETNSYGRDLEKKDDTPYARGGYLKRIEYGLKSADLYAKPLAKVDFTNAERCLPQDKDKVTCAENTIDDKKAYWYDTPWDLNCKEGTECDKGRFSPSFWTRKRLTDVSTSVLKNDGKYATVDSWKLNHRWGTADIDYQLLLDSIQHTGQSASPAITLPKTTFAYTQRTNRLDKTGDGKAPFIKERLSTIADEFGGQTDVVYSQPACDWAKLPTPESNTTRCFPQFIGGSSSDDPTKQWFNKYVVEAVTATDRTGGAPDQVTRYDYLDGSAWHYDDDDGLTKEKFKTWSQWRGYGHVRVQKGGQGADAMKSQEDSYFLRGMDGDRKDSDGGKKSVSTLLSEEEGGPIADHESAAGFTYRTETYSGPGGKVLSKTVSRPWHHETGKRERSWGTVTANFTGTESSRAFTSLDGGAGEKWRQTRTATEYDTKTGRAKQVDDFGDTETDADDRCTQTTYADNPDANIFSLPSRAVTVAASCDKASSIDRTKAVVSDVRTAYDGGTYGAAPTKGDATSVATLKKDDGQQAVYLESGKTYDGYGRELSTTDLTADVVFDRSGERRSTTKRTDGRTTTTAYSPATGFPDTVTATAPPAKAGDPSTAWTSTTTLDPLRGQPLSKTDANDRRTDFDYDALGRSTKVWLPNKAKGAGGAPSLEFVYYIAEGKPAAVATRTLNDNYGQLTSYTIYDGLRRPRQTQAPGPDGGRLLTDTFYDERGLATKSFATYYALGAPATTLFAPDDALKVESQTWTAYDGLGRATETKQIAGNSDAGKVLSTTRTVYGGDRTTVIPPVGSTATTTVIDARGQTTELRQHHDRGADGEADVTRYAYGPTGKLTKFTDPAGNAWTYTYDQLGRQVSSEDPDKGPVTSTYDDRGQLISVTNSRKTKNTLYYAYDNLGRKTELREGSTSGTKLAEWTYDTVNRGKGQPATSTRFENGNAYTNRIDEYDSLYRATRSRVAIPSNEGALAGEYYFGTTYNPSGSVQGVMLPKAGSLSGDGIVYTYDKLLRPTEVVGSGGLKASVTSYSLTGKPLQAKVTGGGKVTQLTNGYEWGTQRLATTRVDRENAPTTDKAATYTYDETGNVRAVSDAASGGLDTQCFTYDYLRRVTDEWTQPTPSCSNAPDGKSIGGPAPYWNSYTYDKTGNRLTETRHDTGGDSAKDTRRTYSYPPAGGPQPHTLTAVDTTAPTGTAKDSYAYDSIGNTTTRTIAGDKQTLDWDAEGHLAKAVQFRNDKVADSASYVYDADGQRLIGRTDTETTLYLGATEITLAKGAKTPKATRYLDLGNGVQAVQNDDGSGSFVVGDHVGTGQLAIDAKDTSAAHRRTTPFGSPRGEQPKNWPGTKGFVGGTNDTTTGLTHLGAREYDPTIGRFISVDPVMDLGDPQQNHGYTYAHNNPATLSDPSGLMPGDCWAMPRMQCTKRSDGGWDQRMPEDPGPTKNDEESDERADSAGSWTGGCGDECGGGSEYSAPPQRPTEKEHQPWAMGTNPNYHNPGDRTVSPPASIPDVVTCTSGDTMCKLRVAWYKNSALFGSMFGTVLSVRSFAGARGKGAARSSGGVPCEHSFTTGTDVLLDSGASKPIEEIKTGDKVLATDPETGKLAPREVVATFNTRQDKSFTDLTIDTGHGAASIIATDNHPFWETTEKKWVSAGDLRPGSHLLTEKGESLRVKATRHFVKQQRTHDLTVSGVHTYHVLAGTAPVLVHNCDGAVLWVKENANMSSEARAYDAGAAGSRSGVAPALQYYKADAKSLSQIKFDGFDAANGVLIDRKMSVTTFNKTYRQAMNQSLALEQNGYTGRWEVPNAAEAARARSLLGRLLITNIRVRVVP from the coding sequence GTGGACGGACCCCTGTTCGTCATCACTCCGGCGCCCGGCAAGAGCACGGCGAAGAGCGCGGCGCCCACCAACGCGCGGGTGCGCATCGACTACTCCGGCTATGCGCAGGCTTTCGGCGGCGGATACGCGTCACGACTGCGGCTCGTCGAACTCCCTTCTTGCGCGATCACCTCTCCCGACAAGGCCGCGTGCCGGACCGCGAAGCCACTCGCCACGAAGAACGACACCGAAAAGCAGGTACTGACCGCCGACCAGATCGCTCTGCGGGCCGGGAACACCACCGTCCTCGCCGCCGCCCCGGCCGCATCGGGCGAGAAGGGCGACTATAAGGCCACGCCTCTGTCACCGTCGGCGACTTGGAAGACCGACCTGAACAGCGGTGCCTTCAGCTGGTCCTATGACATTCCGGTGCCGGACGTACCCGGCGCTATGAAGCCCAACATCGGGCTCAGCTACTCGTCTTCGACCATCGACGGCCGCACGGGCAACACCAACAACCAGTCGTCCTGGGTGGGCGACGGCTTCGACATGTGGCCCGGATTCATCGAGCGCCGCTACAAGCCGTGCTACGACGACGGGGAGAAGCACGACGACGGCAACAAGCCCGGCGATCTCTGCTGGGCCTATGACAACGCCTTCATCTCCTTCAACGGCAAGGCGGGAGAACTCGTCCCGGCCGGCGGCAACGAATTCAAGCTCAAGAACGACGACGGCACCAGGATCGCCCGGCTCTCCGGCAGTGAGCACGACAACGGTGACAACGACAACGAGTACTGGCGGCTGACCACCCCGGGCGGTACCCGCTACTACTTCGGCTACCACAAGCTCAACGGCTGGACCAAGGGCAAGGACACCACCGACTCCACCTGGACCGTACCCGTCTACGGGAACAACTCGGGCGAACCCTGCCACAAAACCGGCTTCAAGGACTCGTGGTGCCAACAGGCGTGGCGCTGGAACCTCGACTACGCCGTCGACCGGCACGGCAACGCGGTCGGTTACTACTACGGCAAGGAGACCAACTCCTACGGCCGCGATCTGGAGAAGAAGGACGACACCCCGTACGCGCGCGGGGGCTACCTCAAGCGCATCGAGTACGGACTGAAGTCGGCCGACCTGTATGCCAAGCCGCTGGCCAAGGTCGACTTCACCAACGCCGAGCGGTGCCTCCCGCAGGACAAGGACAAGGTGACCTGTGCGGAGAACACCATCGACGACAAGAAGGCGTACTGGTACGACACTCCGTGGGACCTGAACTGCAAGGAGGGAACCGAGTGCGACAAGGGCCGCTTCTCTCCGTCCTTCTGGACACGGAAGCGCCTGACGGACGTCTCCACCAGCGTCCTCAAGAATGACGGCAAGTACGCGACTGTCGACTCGTGGAAACTGAACCACCGCTGGGGCACGGCGGACATCGACTACCAACTCCTGCTGGACTCGATCCAGCACACCGGCCAGTCCGCGAGCCCCGCCATCACCCTGCCGAAGACGACCTTCGCCTACACCCAGCGGACCAACCGTCTGGACAAGACCGGGGACGGCAAAGCGCCCTTCATCAAGGAGCGCCTCTCCACGATCGCGGACGAGTTCGGCGGGCAGACGGACGTCGTCTATTCGCAACCGGCATGCGACTGGGCGAAACTCCCCACACCCGAATCCAACACCACGCGCTGCTTCCCTCAGTTCATCGGCGGGAGCAGCAGCGACGATCCGACCAAGCAGTGGTTCAACAAGTACGTGGTCGAAGCCGTGACGGCCACCGACCGCACGGGTGGGGCACCCGACCAGGTGACCCGCTACGACTACCTCGACGGCTCCGCCTGGCACTACGACGATGACGACGGGCTGACCAAGGAGAAGTTCAAGACCTGGTCCCAATGGCGCGGGTACGGACACGTCCGCGTCCAGAAGGGAGGCCAGGGCGCGGACGCGATGAAGTCCCAGGAGGACAGCTACTTCCTCCGCGGCATGGACGGCGACCGAAAGGACTCCGACGGAGGCAAGAAGAGCGTCAGCACCCTCCTGAGCGAGGAAGAGGGCGGCCCGATCGCCGACCACGAGTCCGCGGCCGGCTTCACGTACCGCACCGAGACCTACTCGGGCCCCGGTGGAAAGGTCCTGTCCAAGACCGTCAGCCGGCCCTGGCACCACGAGACCGGCAAACGCGAACGCTCTTGGGGCACGGTCACCGCGAACTTCACCGGCACGGAGTCGTCACGTGCCTTCACTTCGCTGGACGGCGGAGCGGGTGAGAAATGGCGGCAGACCCGTACGGCGACGGAGTACGACACGAAGACGGGCCGCGCCAAACAGGTGGACGACTTCGGCGACACCGAAACCGATGCCGACGACCGGTGTACCCAGACCACGTACGCGGACAACCCCGACGCAAACATCTTCAGCCTGCCGTCGCGTGCCGTGACCGTCGCCGCCTCCTGCGACAAGGCGTCGTCGATCGACCGGACCAAGGCGGTCGTCTCCGACGTCCGCACGGCGTACGACGGAGGGACCTACGGAGCGGCCCCCACCAAGGGCGACGCGACCAGCGTGGCCACGCTGAAGAAGGACGACGGCCAGCAGGCGGTCTACCTGGAGTCCGGCAAGACCTACGACGGCTACGGACGGGAACTGTCGACCACCGACCTCACGGCCGACGTGGTCTTCGACCGATCCGGTGAGCGCCGCTCGACCACCAAGCGGACGGACGGCCGCACTACCACGACCGCCTACTCGCCCGCCACGGGCTTCCCCGACACCGTCACCGCGACTGCTCCGCCGGCCAAGGCGGGAGACCCGTCGACCGCCTGGACGAGCACGACCACGCTCGACCCGCTGCGCGGCCAGCCGCTCAGCAAGACGGACGCCAACGACCGGCGCACGGACTTCGACTATGACGCGCTCGGCCGCAGCACCAAGGTCTGGCTCCCCAACAAGGCGAAGGGCGCGGGCGGTGCGCCAAGCCTCGAATTCGTCTACTACATAGCCGAAGGCAAGCCGGCGGCGGTCGCCACCCGGACCCTCAACGACAACTACGGTCAGTTGACGTCGTACACGATCTACGACGGACTTCGTCGCCCTCGCCAGACCCAGGCACCCGGCCCCGACGGCGGCCGGTTGCTCACCGACACGTTCTACGACGAACGCGGTCTGGCCACGAAGTCCTTCGCGACGTACTACGCCCTCGGCGCTCCCGCGACGACCCTCTTCGCACCGGATGACGCCCTGAAGGTGGAGTCCCAGACCTGGACCGCCTACGACGGACTGGGCCGGGCCACCGAAACGAAGCAGATCGCCGGCAACAGCGACGCCGGCAAGGTGCTGTCCACGACCCGCACCGTCTACGGCGGTGACCGCACGACCGTGATCCCGCCGGTCGGATCCACGGCCACGACCACGGTGATCGACGCACGGGGCCAGACCACGGAACTCCGCCAGCACCACGACCGCGGCGCCGACGGAGAAGCGGACGTCACCCGCTACGCGTACGGTCCGACGGGCAAGCTGACCAAGTTCACGGATCCGGCGGGGAACGCCTGGACGTACACCTACGACCAGCTCGGCCGCCAGGTCTCCTCCGAGGACCCGGACAAGGGCCCGGTGACCAGCACGTACGACGACCGCGGCCAGCTGATCAGCGTCACCAACTCCCGCAAGACCAAGAACACGCTCTACTACGCCTACGACAACCTCGGCCGCAAGACCGAGCTCCGCGAGGGCTCGACCAGCGGCACGAAGCTGGCCGAGTGGACGTACGACACGGTCAACCGGGGCAAGGGCCAACCCGCCACCTCGACCCGCTTCGAGAACGGCAACGCCTACACCAATCGCATCGACGAGTACGACTCGCTGTACCGCGCCACGCGGTCACGAGTGGCGATCCCCTCCAACGAAGGCGCCCTGGCCGGGGAGTACTACTTCGGTACCACCTACAACCCCTCCGGCAGCGTCCAGGGCGTGATGCTCCCGAAGGCGGGCTCCCTGTCGGGCGACGGCATCGTCTACACCTACGACAAGCTGCTGCGCCCCACGGAGGTCGTCGGCTCCGGCGGTCTGAAGGCGAGTGTCACCAGCTACAGCCTCACGGGCAAGCCGCTCCAGGCGAAGGTGACCGGGGGCGGCAAAGTCACCCAGCTCACCAACGGCTATGAGTGGGGCACACAGCGGCTGGCCACCACCCGTGTCGACCGCGAGAACGCGCCCACCACGGACAAGGCCGCCACGTACACGTACGACGAGACCGGCAACGTCCGCGCAGTCTCCGACGCCGCGTCCGGTGGCCTGGACACCCAGTGCTTCACCTACGACTACCTGCGGCGCGTCACGGATGAATGGACCCAGCCCACGCCGTCCTGTTCGAACGCCCCGGACGGCAAGTCGATCGGCGGCCCGGCCCCGTATTGGAACTCCTACACCTACGACAAGACCGGCAACCGCCTCACGGAAACCCGCCACGACACCGGCGGCGACAGCGCCAAGGACACCAGGCGCACCTACTCCTACCCGCCGGCAGGCGGCCCGCAGCCGCACACGCTGACGGCGGTGGACACGACCGCACCCACGGGAACGGCCAAGGACTCCTACGCCTACGACTCCATCGGCAACACCACGACCCGGACGATCGCCGGTGACAAGCAGACCCTGGACTGGGACGCCGAAGGGCACCTGGCCAAGGCCGTCCAGTTCCGGAACGACAAGGTCGCCGACAGCGCCTCCTACGTCTACGACGCCGACGGCCAACGACTCATCGGCCGCACGGATACCGAGACCACGCTCTACCTCGGCGCCACGGAGATCACCCTCGCCAAGGGCGCCAAGACACCGAAGGCCACCCGCTACCTCGACCTGGGCAACGGGGTCCAGGCCGTCCAGAACGACGACGGCAGCGGCTCGTTCGTCGTCGGGGACCACGTCGGTACGGGCCAACTCGCCATCGATGCGAAGGACACCTCGGCCGCTCACCGACGCACCACCCCCTTCGGCAGCCCGCGCGGCGAACAGCCGAAGAACTGGCCGGGCACCAAGGGCTTCGTCGGCGGCACGAACGACACGACGACGGGCCTGACCCACCTCGGCGCCCGCGAATACGACCCCACCATCGGCCGGTTCATCAGCGTCGACCCGGTGATGGACCTGGGCGACCCCCAGCAGAACCACGGCTACACGTACGCCCACAACAACCCGGCCACGCTGTCCGACCCTTCGGGCCTGATGCCGGGGGATTGCTGGGCCATGCCGAGGATGCAGTGCACGAAGCGCTCTGATGGCGGATGGGATCAGCGGATGCCGGAAGATCCGGGTCCTACCAAAAATGATGAAGAAAGCGACGAGCGCGCCGACTCTGCTGGAAGTTGGACAGGGGGTTGTGGTGATGAGTGCGGTGGGGGCAGTGAGTATTCAGCCCCGCCGCAGCGCCCCACCGAAAAGGAACATCAGCCCTGGGCGATGGGGACCAATCCGAACTATCACAATCCGGGAGATAGAACGGTCTCTCCGCCTGCGAGTATTCCCGACGTGGTCACATGCACATCTGGTGACACGATGTGCAAACTGCGAGTTGCATGGTACAAGAACTCGGCGCTTTTCGGTTCCATGTTCGGCACGGTGCTCAGCGTTCGCAGTTTCGCCGGAGCGAGAGGTAAGGGGGCGGCAAGGAGCAGTGGTGGGGTCCCGTGTGAGCACAGTTTCACGACGGGTACAGATGTCCTGCTCGATTCTGGCGCCAGCAAGCCCATCGAAGAAATCAAGACCGGCGACAAAGTCCTTGCCACAGACCCGGAAACGGGCAAGCTGGCACCACGTGAGGTCGTCGCCACCTTCAACACTCGGCAAGACAAGTCCTTCACGGATCTGACAATCGATACAGGGCATGGTGCTGCGAGCATCATTGCCACGGACAATCACCCCTTCTGGGAGACCACGGAAAAGAAATGGGTCAGTGCAGGAGATCTCCGGCCGGGCTCCCACCTGCTTACGGAGAAGGGTGAGTCGCTCCGAGTCAAGGCAACCCGGCACTTCGTCAAGCAGCAGCGAACACACGACCTGACAGTCAGCGGCGTGCACACGTACCACGTGCTGGCAGGTACCGCACCAGTGCTTGTGCACAACTGTGATGGAGCTGTTCTTTGGGTCAAGGAGAACGCTAATATGAGTTCGGAAGCCCGGGCTTATGATGCGGGGGCAGCCGGTTCCAGGTCTGGTGTGGCTCCAGCGTTGCAGTACTACAAAGCCGACGCGAAGAGTCTGTCTCAAATCAAGTTCGACGGGTTTGATGCAGCCAACGGAGTGCTAATCGATCGCAAGATGAGCGTCACGACTTTCAACAAGACATATCGGCAGGCTATGAACCAGTCCCTAGCGCTTGAGCAGAACGGCTATACAGGTCGGTGGGAAGTTCCCAATGCGGCCGAAGCGGCGCGGGCCCGTAGCCTCCTAGGCAGGCTCCTGATCACCAACATTCGAGTAAGGGTCGTACCTTGA
- a CDS encoding LamG-like jellyroll fold domain-containing protein, translated as MFGRARARASGVAVACGLGLALITGVLPDAASATPAGAASARSSAPRYEGGGDSGTAASEADALAQAKRSGKNVEVASQRGESWDVVAKPDGTLETREYLRPVRARVGGEWRPTDVALERTPEGSVSPHVATVGVSFSGGGDTSLVKLDKAGRKLALDWPTRLPTPRLEGDTATYPDVLPDVDLRLTAQVDGFTQLLVVKSAKAAASPELAHLRLKMAGEGVTVQETAQGGLNAIDQGAGGTVFEAPTPMMWDSSPGSSAPNRSGAALRRPDPRKVPSATANRREVSGPAESGQLARVAVDVPDGGRELVLTPDKKVLTGPDTVYPVYIDPQWYSPRSSAWTMASKYWANEPQWKFNGKSDAGMGYCDWNHCNPGDTKRLFYEIPTSRFAGKTILSAEFVVPETWAASCAKKGVQLWRTKGIDSSTTWNSQDSSDFWIKKLGEYDFAYGFEGCASADAEFKVLDTVKEAAGKSWSSVTFGLRASDESDTYAWKRFANRAYLRVQYNQTPPQIAMSQLSMEYGGKCRIPEKAVHVRSLGKIYANHVTDPDGDDVAVEFQAEWDAGDGKGTVARWKPGLTSFKKSGSDFAVTLPSDITVNTPVNWYVRSYDRRGYSPWSYAGSPSGCYFVRDPKVLPAPRMASADYPESKPGSSGDGDPWYDGTGRYGSFTVGPAGKDITKYIYGINGDATPKNTLGTTEGAARTIKALPGDAGLNFITVQALDAVGNVSEPYTYRYKVRAGQPERATWAMDEGPDAKQAEGSTPARTAELHGGAVTGADGAMGKSLSLNGTDAYAETDVPVVDTSGGFTVSAWANLSKVPSEPAAVATQPGNHSPGFSLYYSKDYDRWAFSQFASDTDGALPVRVMQQKPGGVKPGEWTHLVGVYDSGDDELRLFVNGRQEAAVSYKTPWDARRGLLIGASSSNGKPNAFFPGQLDELEIFNKPASADEVSRLYAKEHIRGPGRPARAIFPLDEEPGAKEVTGHADVMPAVFHGNPQPGTDGVDGKALSLDGVHDYATVDAPHFNTMGAFAVSAWVRLPKEKPTHTAVVVTQTGVHASGVELYYSPTYDKWVLNQHTQDTADATSNKVVQSAGARPQGGEWTHLTGVRDIVAGTLTLYVNGVEAGTEPLAASWYADRQLQIGAGAYSGKQDNFFPGEIDELRIYDRPVSVHEVRQLVKQRPLVKGRWQFEAASGSPAVSPDALPDRRAARHDMTFTGGAAIGEGHVDKGGLKLNGMNAAAFTNGVPVDTSGSFTMTAWAQRVADKPGRAMTVMSAEGASQNAFAVRYLPGDKSSGEGHGRWQVTLPGKDAEKDVTVTTVDHNAYQDAGDWNHLALVYDGFSDELRLYVNGVLEEFSCPADSDAAKAAGCADRSSRVGNAVSFGATKALHMGRAMVKGSGTEYWSGQIDDAWAFQGALSDVQVKQLAVGERDLPTRIPHD; from the coding sequence ATGTTTGGTCGTGCACGGGCACGTGCCTCAGGTGTCGCAGTGGCCTGTGGTCTCGGCCTGGCTTTGATCACGGGGGTGCTGCCGGATGCCGCGTCCGCGACTCCGGCAGGTGCGGCTTCGGCCAGGAGCTCCGCGCCGCGATACGAGGGCGGGGGCGACTCCGGGACGGCGGCGTCGGAAGCGGATGCGCTCGCCCAGGCGAAGCGGTCGGGCAAGAACGTGGAGGTGGCCTCTCAGCGTGGTGAGAGCTGGGATGTCGTCGCCAAGCCGGACGGCACGTTGGAGACGCGGGAGTACCTGAGACCGGTCAGGGCGCGTGTGGGCGGTGAATGGCGGCCCACGGACGTCGCGTTGGAGAGAACGCCCGAGGGGTCGGTCTCGCCGCACGTCGCCACCGTCGGAGTCTCCTTCTCCGGAGGTGGCGACACTTCTTTGGTCAAGCTCGACAAAGCAGGCCGCAAGCTGGCTCTCGACTGGCCGACCAGGCTTCCGACTCCGCGGCTGGAGGGGGACACGGCGACGTATCCCGACGTCCTGCCGGACGTCGATCTCCGGCTCACCGCCCAGGTGGACGGTTTCACGCAACTGCTGGTGGTGAAGTCGGCGAAGGCGGCGGCCAGTCCGGAGCTCGCGCACCTCCGTCTGAAGATGGCGGGGGAGGGCGTCACGGTCCAGGAGACGGCTCAGGGAGGCCTCAACGCGATCGACCAGGGAGCAGGAGGCACGGTCTTCGAAGCACCCACTCCGATGATGTGGGACTCCAGCCCCGGTTCGTCCGCCCCGAACCGGTCCGGAGCAGCACTTCGCAGGCCTGACCCCAGGAAGGTCCCGTCTGCCACCGCGAACCGGCGCGAGGTCTCCGGTCCGGCAGAGTCCGGGCAACTCGCCCGCGTGGCGGTCGACGTACCGGACGGCGGACGGGAACTGGTCCTGACCCCCGACAAGAAGGTGCTGACCGGCCCCGACACCGTGTACCCGGTGTACATCGATCCGCAGTGGTACTCGCCCCGGTCGTCGGCGTGGACCATGGCCTCCAAGTACTGGGCCAACGAGCCGCAGTGGAAGTTCAACGGCAAGAGCGACGCCGGCATGGGCTACTGCGACTGGAACCACTGCAATCCAGGTGACACCAAGCGCCTCTTCTACGAAATCCCGACGTCCAGATTCGCGGGCAAGACCATCCTGTCGGCCGAGTTCGTCGTCCCCGAGACATGGGCGGCCTCGTGCGCGAAGAAGGGGGTCCAACTGTGGAGGACCAAGGGCATCGACTCCTCGACCACGTGGAACTCCCAGGACTCCTCCGATTTCTGGATCAAGAAGCTGGGCGAGTACGACTTCGCGTACGGCTTCGAGGGCTGCGCCAGTGCGGACGCGGAGTTCAAGGTCCTCGACACGGTCAAGGAGGCCGCGGGCAAGTCGTGGTCCTCGGTGACGTTCGGCCTGCGGGCATCGGACGAGAGCGACACCTATGCCTGGAAGCGGTTCGCCAACCGGGCGTACCTGCGCGTCCAGTACAACCAGACGCCACCGCAGATCGCCATGTCCCAGTTGTCGATGGAGTACGGCGGGAAATGCAGGATCCCGGAGAAGGCGGTCCACGTACGGAGTCTCGGCAAGATCTACGCCAACCACGTCACCGATCCGGACGGAGACGACGTCGCCGTGGAGTTCCAGGCGGAGTGGGACGCGGGCGACGGCAAGGGGACCGTTGCCCGCTGGAAGCCGGGACTGACCTCGTTCAAGAAGTCCGGATCCGACTTCGCGGTCACCCTGCCGTCCGACATCACCGTCAACACCCCGGTGAACTGGTACGTGCGTTCCTACGACCGACGTGGATACTCGCCGTGGTCATACGCCGGTTCGCCCAGTGGCTGCTATTTCGTCCGTGACCCCAAGGTCCTGCCGGCGCCCAGAATGGCGTCCGCCGACTATCCCGAGTCGAAGCCGGGCTCGTCCGGTGACGGCGATCCCTGGTACGACGGGACGGGCCGCTACGGCTCCTTCACCGTCGGCCCGGCCGGCAAGGACATCACCAAGTACATCTACGGAATCAACGGGGACGCCACTCCGAAGAACACGCTCGGCACCACGGAAGGAGCCGCGAGAACCATCAAGGCCCTCCCCGGTGACGCCGGCCTGAACTTCATCACCGTTCAGGCGCTCGACGCCGTCGGCAATGTGAGCGAGCCGTACACCTACCGCTACAAGGTGCGTGCCGGCCAGCCGGAGCGGGCTACGTGGGCGATGGACGAGGGGCCGGACGCCAAGCAGGCCGAGGGCAGCACTCCGGCGCGAACGGCGGAGCTGCACGGGGGAGCTGTCACGGGGGCGGATGGTGCCATGGGCAAGTCGCTGTCGCTCAACGGTACGGACGCTTATGCGGAAACGGACGTTCCTGTCGTAGACACCTCCGGTGGCTTCACGGTATCCGCCTGGGCCAATCTGTCGAAAGTGCCGTCGGAGCCCGCGGCCGTCGCCACCCAGCCGGGCAACCACTCGCCCGGATTCTCGCTGTACTACTCCAAGGACTACGACCGGTGGGCGTTCAGCCAGTTCGCCTCGGACACGGACGGCGCACTGCCCGTCCGAGTCATGCAGCAGAAACCCGGCGGTGTGAAGCCGGGGGAATGGACGCATCTGGTCGGCGTCTACGACAGCGGTGACGACGAACTGCGGCTGTTCGTCAACGGCCGGCAAGAGGCCGCCGTTTCGTACAAGACGCCCTGGGACGCCCGCCGCGGTCTGCTGATCGGCGCGTCGTCGTCCAACGGCAAGCCGAACGCGTTCTTCCCCGGACAGCTCGACGAACTGGAAATCTTCAACAAGCCCGCTTCCGCGGACGAGGTCTCCCGGCTCTATGCCAAGGAACACATTCGCGGTCCGGGACGCCCGGCCCGCGCGATCTTCCCGCTGGACGAGGAGCCCGGAGCCAAGGAAGTGACCGGGCACGCGGACGTCATGCCGGCCGTTTTCCACGGCAATCCCCAGCCCGGCACCGATGGCGTCGACGGCAAGGCGCTGTCTCTCGACGGCGTGCACGACTACGCCACCGTCGACGCGCCCCACTTCAACACCATGGGAGCCTTCGCCGTCTCCGCCTGGGTCCGGCTGCCGAAGGAGAAGCCGACACACACGGCCGTGGTCGTCACACAGACCGGGGTCCATGCGAGCGGCGTCGAGCTCTATTACTCGCCCACCTACGACAAATGGGTCCTGAATCAGCACACACAGGACACCGCCGATGCCACGTCCAACAAAGTGGTCCAGAGCGCGGGCGCACGACCGCAGGGCGGTGAGTGGACGCATCTGACAGGCGTCCGGGACATCGTCGCCGGTACTCTCACCCTCTATGTCAACGGGGTGGAAGCCGGCACCGAACCCTTGGCCGCCTCCTGGTACGCCGACAGGCAACTGCAGATCGGCGCAGGCGCGTATTCGGGCAAGCAGGACAACTTCTTTCCCGGGGAGATCGACGAACTCCGGATCTACGATCGCCCCGTCTCGGTCCACGAAGTGCGCCAGCTCGTGAAGCAGCGCCCATTGGTGAAGGGTCGTTGGCAGTTCGAGGCAGCGTCGGGAAGCCCGGCCGTCTCGCCGGACGCCCTTCCGGACCGGCGGGCGGCGCGGCACGACATGACGTTCACCGGTGGCGCCGCCATCGGCGAGGGACATGTGGACAAGGGCGGCCTGAAGCTCAACGGCATGAATGCCGCGGCCTTCACCAACGGCGTTCCCGTGGACACCAGTGGCAGCTTCACCATGACCGCGTGGGCGCAACGCGTGGCGGACAAGCCGGGTCGCGCAATGACGGTGATGAGCGCGGAGGGCGCGTCACAGAACGCGTTCGCCGTCCGGTATCTCCCGGGCGACAAGAGCTCGGGTGAGGGGCACGGACGCTGGCAGGTGACGCTGCCGGGCAAGGACGCGGAGAAGGACGTCACCGTCACGACGGTGGACCACAATGCCTATCAGGATGCGGGGGACTGGAACCACCTCGCCCTGGTCTATGACGGCTTCTCGGATGAGCTCCGGCTGTACGTGAACGGCGTACTGGAGGAGTTCTCGTGCCCCGCGGATTCCGATGCCGCCAAGGCCGCCGGATGCGCCGACCGATCCTCCCGGGTGGGCAATGCCGTCTCCTTCGGCGCCACCAAGGCCTTGCACATGGGTCGGGCGATGGTGAAGGGATCCGGCACCGAGTACTGGTCGGGGCAGATCGACGACGCGTGGGCCTTCCAGGGGGCGCTGAGCGACGTCCAGGTCAAGCAGCTCGCTGTCGGAGAGCGCGACCTGCCCACCCGGATTCCCCACGACTGA